A stretch of Sulfurimonas xiamenensis DNA encodes these proteins:
- the acs gene encoding acetate--CoA ligase, which yields MTKNIFKPNKEFAKNARIKNMCEYQELQDAAMEDYEGFWGGFAKEKLDWIKPFDNVLNESNFPFVKWFEGGKLNVSAQCIDRHLNSRKNKAAIIFEGDRGDKQIITYLELYYNVNKLANLLKNEFGVKKGERVVIYMPMIPEAAYAMLACARIGAIHSIVFGGFSAEALRDRIVDAEAKVVITADGAYRKDKPYMLKPVVDQALEEKTTVEKVLIVERNNEDITWVAGRDYSYNELIKNQDVTCEPEVMDAEDPLFLLYTSGSTGKPKGVQHNSAGYILWAQMTMEWVFDVKENDTYWCTADVGWITGHTYIVYGPLAMGATTVMFEGVPTYPDAGRPWKMVEEYKINQFYTAPTAIRVLHKTGEDEPSKYDLSSLKVLGTVGEPIDPPAWKWYYEEVGGSRCAIVDTYWQTETGGHIVSPLPGATPIKPGCATMPLPGIMGEILDENGNKAEVGEKGLMCVTRPWPSMIRGVWGDEDRFIKSYFGDVKKDGKPVYFTGDGAIYDEDGYITITGRTDDVINVSGHRMGTAEVEAAIKKHPNVAEVAVVGKPHDIKGEGIFAYIVLKEDNGIADEVEEVKAINNVIKKEIGNIALCDDVVFVPGLPKTRSGKIMRRILRSIAKGEEITQDTSTLEDPSIVATIATAVQSCRL from the coding sequence AAGTAATTTCCCGTTTGTTAAATGGTTTGAAGGCGGAAAATTAAATGTTTCAGCTCAATGTATTGATCGTCATTTAAACAGTCGTAAAAACAAAGCGGCTATTATTTTTGAGGGTGATCGCGGAGATAAACAAATTATTACCTATCTTGAACTTTATTATAATGTAAACAAGTTGGCAAATCTTCTTAAAAATGAGTTTGGTGTAAAAAAAGGCGAGCGTGTAGTTATCTATATGCCGATGATTCCGGAAGCTGCTTATGCAATGCTTGCATGTGCTAGAATCGGAGCAATTCACTCTATAGTATTTGGCGGTTTTTCTGCTGAAGCATTAAGAGACAGAATTGTTGATGCTGAAGCAAAAGTAGTTATTACAGCTGATGGAGCTTATAGAAAAGATAAGCCTTATATGTTAAAACCTGTAGTTGATCAGGCTCTTGAAGAGAAAACAACAGTTGAGAAAGTTTTAATTGTTGAGAGAAATAATGAGGATATAACCTGGGTTGCTGGGCGTGATTATTCATATAACGAATTGATTAAAAATCAAGATGTTACATGCGAGCCTGAAGTTATGGATGCAGAAGATCCTCTTTTCTTATTATATACATCAGGAAGTACTGGAAAACCAAAAGGTGTACAGCATAATTCTGCAGGTTATATTCTTTGGGCTCAAATGACTATGGAATGGGTATTTGATGTTAAAGAGAATGATACATATTGGTGTACTGCAGATGTCGGTTGGATTACGGGACATACATATATCGTATATGGACCATTGGCAATGGGTGCAACAACTGTTATGTTTGAAGGTGTTCCAACATATCCTGATGCAGGGCGTCCATGGAAAATGGTAGAAGAGTATAAAATTAACCAATTCTATACAGCGCCTACGGCTATCCGTGTTCTTCATAAAACAGGAGAAGATGAACCTTCTAAATATGATCTTTCAAGCCTGAAAGTTCTTGGAACAGTTGGTGAGCCGATTGACCCTCCGGCATGGAAATGGTACTATGAAGAAGTTGGCGGAAGCAGATGTGCAATTGTGGATACATACTGGCAAACTGAAACAGGCGGACATATTGTTTCTCCTCTTCCTGGAGCTACACCAATCAAACCTGGCTGTGCAACCATGCCTCTTCCTGGAATTATGGGAGAGATTTTAGATGAAAATGGAAACAAAGCAGAAGTTGGAGAAAAAGGGTTAATGTGTGTAACTCGTCCATGGCCATCAATGATAAGAGGCGTTTGGGGTGATGAAGATAGATTTATAAAATCATACTTTGGCGATGTAAAAAAAGATGGCAAACCAGTTTACTTTACAGGTGACGGCGCTATTTATGATGAGGATGGATACATTACTATTACTGGAAGAACTGATGATGTTATCAATGTAAGCGGGCACAGAATGGGTACTGCTGAAGTTGAAGCGGCTATTAAAAAGCATCCAAATGTTGCTGAAGTAGCAGTTGTAGGAAAACCTCATGATATCAAAGGTGAAGGTATTTTTGCTTACATAGTTTTAAAAGAAGATAATGGTATTGCTGATGAAGTTGAAGAGGTAAAAGCAATTAATAATGTTATTAAAAAAGAGATTGGAAATATCGCTCTTTGTGATGATGTTGTTTTTGTTCCTGGACTTCCAAAAACTCGTTCTGGTAAAATTATGAGAAGAATTCTTCGTTCAATAGCAAAAGGTGAAGAGATTACACAAGACACATCAACTCTTGAGGATCCTTCAATAGTTGCAACTATTGCTACTGCGGTTCAATCTTGTAGATTATAA
- the pyrF gene encoding orotidine-5'-phosphate decarboxylase, with protein sequence MELCVALDLPTKQENLDLIKKIKDYPLWLKVGLRSYIRDGEEFLKDIKKINPDFKIFLDLKLYDIPNTMADAAESIIGLGVDMFNVHASAGKRAMKEVMDRIAPYENRPIVLAVTALTSFNEEEFAEVYESKIAQKADQFAKDAYDSGLDGVVCSAYESASIKKITNEKFMTLTPGIRPFGEDAQDQQRVADVAFAKKADVDFIVVGRPIYKSDNPALVVAKILEQI encoded by the coding sequence ATGGAACTTTGCGTAGCCCTTGATTTACCTACAAAACAAGAAAATTTAGATTTAATTAAAAAAATAAAAGATTATCCTCTTTGGCTAAAAGTCGGACTTCGCAGTTATATTCGCGACGGCGAAGAGTTTTTAAAAGATATTAAAAAAATAAATCCCGATTTTAAAATATTTTTAGATCTTAAACTTTATGATATTCCCAATACAATGGCAGATGCTGCTGAATCGATTATCGGACTTGGAGTTGATATGTTCAATGTGCATGCAAGTGCAGGTAAGCGCGCTATGAAAGAGGTTATGGATAGAATAGCTCCGTATGAAAACCGCCCAATAGTTTTAGCTGTTACCGCATTGACTTCTTTTAATGAGGAGGAGTTTGCAGAGGTTTATGAAAGTAAAATAGCACAAAAAGCTGATCAATTTGCAAAAGACGCATATGACAGCGGACTTGACGGTGTCGTCTGTTCTGCTTATGAGAGCGCATCTATTAAAAAAATAACAAATGAAAAATTTATGACATTGACTCCAGGGATTCGTCCTTTTGGCGAAGATGCACAAGATCAACAAAGAGTAGCTGATGTAGCATTTGCAAAAAAAGCAGATGTAGATTTTATAGTTGTCGGTCGTCCAATATATAAATCTGATAATCCTGCCTTAGTTGTCGCGAAAATATTAGAACAAATTTAA